Proteins encoded by one window of Lathyrus oleraceus cultivar Zhongwan6 chromosome 1, CAAS_Psat_ZW6_1.0, whole genome shotgun sequence:
- the LOC127130022 gene encoding phosphoenolpyruvate carboxylase 4 — MTESQTGKSGFQKLLEPQLPQLPGIAPYRVVLGNVKDKLERSRRRLELLLEDVACDYDPLDYYETADQLLEPLLLCYESLQSYGSGVLADGRLADLIRRVATFGMVLMKLDLRQESGRHADTLDAITTYLDMGTYSEWDEEKKLDFLTRELKGKRPLVPVSIEVPADVKEVLDTFQIAAELGSDSLGAYVISMASSASDVLAVELLQKDARLAATGELGRACPGGTLRVVPLFETVKDLREAGSVIRKLLSIDWYHEHVIKNHNDHQEVPF; from the exons ATGACAGAATCCCAAACAGGAAAGTCCGGTTTTCAGAAGCTTTTAGAGCCACAGCTTCCTCAACTTCCTGGAATTGCTCCTTATAGAGTTGTCTTGGGAAATGTAAAGGATAAG CTTGAGAGGAGCCGTAGACGGTTAGAACTTCTTCTTGAGGATGTTGCATGTGACTACGATCCTTTGGATTATTATGAAACTGCTGACCAGCTTTTGGAACCTCTGCTTCTCTGCTATGAATCTCTG CAATCATACGGATCCGGGGTGCTAGCTGATGGTCGACTTGCTGATCTCATTCGTAGAGTTGCTACCTTTGGAATGGTTCTAATGAAGCTTGACTTGCGCCAG GAATCAGGGAGACATGCTGACACGCTTGATGCAATCACAACGTATTTGGATATGGGTACTTACAGTGAATGGGATGAAGAAAAGAAATTAGATTTCTTAACTAGAGAGCTGAAAGGGAAGAGGCCACTAGTTCCTGTCAGTATAGAG GTCCCGGCTGATGTTAAAGAAGTCTTGGATACATTCCAAATTGCTGCTGAACTAGGGAGTGATTCACTTGGAGCTTATGTGATCTCTATGGCCTCAAGT GCAAGTGATGTTCTTGCAGTTGAGCTTTTACAAAAGGATGCACGGCTCGCTGCTACTGGAGAGTTGGGAAGAGCATGTCCTGGTGGAAC GTTGCGGGTTGTCCCTCTATTTGAAACCGTGAAGGACCTAAGAGAAGCTGGTTCAGTTATCCGGAAACTTTTATCAATAGACTGGTACCACGAACATGTCATTAAGAATCACAACGATCATCAAGAGGTACCTTTTTAA